The Camelus ferus isolate YT-003-E chromosome 4, BCGSAC_Cfer_1.0, whole genome shotgun sequence genome has a segment encoding these proteins:
- the NUDT2 gene encoding bis(5'-nucleosyl)-tetraphosphatase [asymmetrical] — translation MALRACGLIIFRRRLMPKVDNTAVEFLLLQASDGIHHWTPPKGHAEPGESDLETALRETQEEAGIEAGQLTIIEGFRRELSYVAREKPKTVIYWLAEVKDYNVEVRLSHEHQAYRWLGLEEACQLAQFKDMKAVLQEGHHFLCSTAA, via the exons ATGGCCCTGAGAGCATGCGGCTTGATCATCTTCCGAAGACGCCTCATGCCCAAGGTGGACAACACTGCAGTTGAGTTTCTACTGCTGCAGGCATCCGATGGCATTCATCACTGGACTCCTCCCAAAG GCCATGCAGAACCAGGAGAAAGCGACTTGGAAACAGCCTTGCGGGAGACTCAGGAGGAAGCAGGCATAGAAGCGGGCCAGCTGACCATCATCGAGGGGTTCAGAAGGGAGCTCAGTTATGTGGCCAGGGAGAAGCCTAAAACGGTCATCTACTGGCTGGCAGAGGTAAAGGACTACAACGTGGAGGTCCGCCTCTCCCACGAGCATCAGGCATACCGCTGGCTGGGACTGGAGGAGGCCTGCCAGCTGGCTCAGTTCAAGGATATGAAGGCGGTACTCCAAGAAGGACACCATTTTCTCTGCTCCACAGCGGCCTGA